The Castellaniella sp. genome includes a window with the following:
- the fliD gene encoding flagellar filament capping protein FliD codes for MEDVIDGVTLTLNKTTTEATSLSLTQDPSVAKSAIEDFVKAYNGLLGTIKSQTSYDVDAQKSSPLTGDSIARSIQNRMRDAISSGFGVVGNTNLGEIGINTNSKTGELTIDSAKLDKALAEDTEGVKSLFSSDTGISKRVVDMADSFIKSDGMLTTTTTSMEKTVADIKKQFEATGERINQRMDTYRAQFTQLDVMVSQMNTLSSYLTQQLSALSAQK; via the coding sequence ATCGAAGACGTGATCGACGGCGTCACCCTGACGCTGAACAAGACCACCACGGAAGCCACCAGCCTCAGCTTGACTCAGGATCCTTCGGTCGCCAAATCAGCCATCGAGGACTTCGTCAAGGCCTATAACGGCCTGCTGGGCACCATCAAATCCCAAACCTCTTACGATGTCGATGCCCAGAAATCCTCGCCCCTCACCGGCGACAGCATCGCGCGTTCTATCCAGAATCGCATGCGCGACGCAATTTCCAGCGGTTTTGGTGTTGTTGGCAATACCAATTTGGGCGAAATCGGCATCAACACCAACTCCAAGACCGGTGAACTGACCATCGATAGCGCTAAACTCGACAAGGCCCTGGCAGAAGACACCGAAGGCGTGAAATCCCTGTTTTCCAGCGATACGGGTATCTCCAAGCGCGTCGTCGACATGGCCGACAGCTTTATCAAATCCGACGGCATGCTGACCACAACCACAACCAGTATGGAAAAAACAGTGGCCGACATCAAAAAACAGTTCGAAGCCACGGGCGAACGCATCAACCAACGCATGGACACCTACCGCGCCCAGTTCACGCAGCTCGACGTCATGGTCAGCCAAATGAACACGCTCAGTAGCTACCTGACGCAGCAGCTTAGTGCCCTTAGCGCTCAAAAATAA
- the fliS gene encoding flagellar export chaperone FliS, with product MTYAPRSRSARATGSYATIGLETEVLGATPERLISLLFRGALTSIAQARHYLQAGNTAERGKALSKAIDIVDSGLKAGVSTERGGEVARLLIASYEIIIRDLMLANLHNDADKLATAEKQLADLADAWYTAADPAFKPSSSSS from the coding sequence ATGACATACGCACCACGCTCTCGGTCAGCCCGGGCCACCGGGTCCTACGCCACCATCGGCCTCGAGACCGAGGTGCTGGGCGCCACGCCCGAGCGCCTGATTTCCCTGCTGTTCCGGGGGGCGCTCACTTCGATCGCTCAGGCCCGTCATTACCTGCAGGCTGGCAACACCGCCGAACGCGGCAAGGCGCTTTCCAAGGCTATCGATATTGTTGACTCCGGCCTGAAGGCCGGCGTCAGCACCGAACGCGGCGGCGAAGTTGCGCGCCTGCTGATTGCCTCCTACGAGATCATCATCCGCGACCTGATGCTGGCTAATCTGCATAACGACGCCGATAAACTCGCCACTGCTGAAAAACAGCTGGCTGATCTGGCCGACGCCTGGTATACCGCTGCCGACCCGGCGTTCAAGCCCTCCTCCTCCAGCAGCTAA
- a CDS encoding flagellar protein FliT: MPTPQNTVLQHYQAIADISASMLKLAEAQQWDELVDLGTQYYQAVDRLRQLEPLDDDQREARRNLLTQILDDDAHIRQLVTPELDRLSHLLGTIKRQRTVLQTYYSTVRPQ, translated from the coding sequence TTGCCGACGCCACAAAACACCGTGCTGCAGCACTACCAGGCCATCGCAGATATCTCTGCCAGCATGCTTAAACTGGCAGAGGCGCAACAGTGGGACGAACTTGTAGACCTGGGAACCCAGTACTACCAGGCCGTTGACCGCCTGCGGCAGTTGGAACCCCTGGATGACGACCAGCGCGAAGCCCGCCGCAACCTGCTCACACAGATTCTGGATGACGACGCCCACATCCGCCAGTTGGTGACCCCCGAGCTTGACCGCCTGAGCCATCTGCTGGGCACTATTAAACGACAACGGACTGTTTTACAAACGTACTACAGCACCGTGCGTCCCCAATAA
- a CDS encoding flagellar hook-length control protein FliK, translating to MSIGAPSNLGTLLVQRLDAALGITLGQQANISSGAGPQAVPQPNNPENPGALQNPAHRSTRESVDQANAEGQRRALIGSKATREMQLDNLLGRSTTFQGTTQSAPTTLGYAARIILALLNHYPQGGQPIQGRTPLLPSPSGGQQPGPAASTGGQAQTAPTSSAPRGMPAAGPNQVWAQMASNLNQPGALAAQFSQALSQSIQGSGLFYESHLAQLAAGKTTSHALRQEPQGQIPPQNPQAAPSNQQTLPQARIPASLSALIQQSQLPQADPASQPNHQATTGSASQQAAQSSSAPTHQAPVPVIDPQAQLMVRQQLDVLANQGFIWQGEAWPGAEMECEVQRRQPGDDQDPAVDQEHWATRLTLQLPTLGEIQARLNLSGDQLVMRLVAPQSAERLSQSVEPLRSRLLAQGLQASQLAILAHEPGTTTSADTPDTEPDAVTTP from the coding sequence ATGAGCATCGGAGCCCCCTCCAACCTCGGCACCCTGCTGGTCCAGCGCTTGGACGCCGCACTGGGGATCACGCTGGGCCAACAGGCCAATATCAGTTCGGGGGCAGGCCCTCAGGCCGTACCACAGCCAAATAATCCCGAAAACCCCGGCGCCCTGCAAAACCCCGCCCACCGCAGCACACGCGAATCGGTGGATCAGGCCAATGCCGAAGGCCAGCGCCGCGCTCTGATTGGTAGTAAAGCCACGCGCGAAATGCAGCTGGACAACCTGCTGGGCCGCTCCACAACCTTTCAGGGCACCACACAATCCGCCCCCACGACACTGGGCTATGCGGCACGCATCATCCTGGCGCTGCTCAACCACTACCCACAAGGTGGCCAGCCCATCCAGGGCCGCACCCCCCTGCTGCCATCCCCCAGTGGCGGACAGCAGCCCGGGCCTGCCGCCTCTACTGGCGGGCAGGCACAGACAGCGCCGACGTCATCCGCCCCTCGAGGCATGCCTGCTGCTGGTCCCAACCAGGTGTGGGCACAAATGGCCAGCAACCTGAATCAACCAGGTGCCCTGGCCGCCCAGTTTTCCCAGGCTTTATCACAATCCATCCAGGGCAGCGGCTTGTTCTACGAATCCCATCTGGCCCAGTTGGCAGCCGGCAAGACCACCTCACACGCACTCCGCCAGGAGCCTCAGGGCCAAATCCCTCCCCAAAATCCCCAAGCTGCTCCCTCGAACCAGCAGACCCTCCCCCAGGCCCGTATCCCTGCATCCCTGTCGGCGCTGATCCAGCAATCTCAGCTGCCACAGGCAGATCCTGCCAGCCAGCCCAATCATCAGGCAACCACCGGCTCGGCCAGCCAGCAGGCCGCACAAAGCAGTTCCGCCCCTACCCACCAAGCCCCAGTGCCCGTCATTGACCCTCAGGCACAACTGATGGTGCGCCAGCAATTAGATGTGCTGGCCAATCAAGGCTTTATCTGGCAAGGCGAGGCCTGGCCCGGCGCCGAAATGGAATGCGAAGTCCAAAGACGCCAACCAGGCGACGATCAGGACCCTGCCGTGGACCAAGAGCACTGGGCAACCCGACTGACTCTGCAATTACCGACACTGGGTGAGATCCAGGCGCGCCTGAACCTGTCTGGCGATCAACTGGTGATGCGGCTGGTCGCTCCCCAGTCGGCTGAGCGCCTCAGCCAATCCGTCGAACCACTACGATCCCGACTGCTGGCCCAGGGCCTGCAGGCCAGCCAACTGGCCATCCTGGCCCACGAACCCGGCACCACCACAAGCGCCGATACTCCGGATACCGAGCCAGATGCCGTCACGACCCCCTGA
- a CDS encoding EscU/YscU/HrcU family type III secretion system export apparatus switch protein, translating into MPSRPPDPQRSTAVAVAYDPDDQAPRVVAKGYGTLAETIIQTAQENGLYVHESPELVSLLMQVDLDSHIPPKLYIAIAELLAWLYALDGSDQSLIKKDFQPRQLGPTEAAR; encoded by the coding sequence ATGCCGTCACGACCCCCTGATCCTCAACGGTCGACCGCAGTCGCCGTCGCCTATGATCCCGATGACCAAGCCCCCAGGGTGGTGGCCAAGGGCTATGGCACATTGGCCGAAACCATTATCCAAACGGCCCAGGAAAACGGCTTGTACGTGCACGAATCACCAGAACTGGTCAGTTTGTTGATGCAAGTCGACCTGGATTCCCACATCCCGCCGAAACTCTATATTGCCATCGCCGAACTGCTGGCGTGGCTATACGCTCTGGACGGAAGCGACCAGAGTCTCATCAAAAAGGATTTCCAGCCCAGGCAGCTTGGGCCGACGGAAGCAGCCCGCTAA
- the fliE gene encoding flagellar hook-basal body complex protein FliE encodes MNSQALASVENLLSQMRSVARASQGLAIQPQTSVSPQSGGFAAELARSLNRVSEAQNAANVQAQKFQMGDPGISLSDVMIDLQKAGLSFQATVQVRNRLVEAYKEIANMAI; translated from the coding sequence ATTAATTCCCAGGCACTCGCCAGCGTCGAAAACCTGTTGTCCCAGATGCGCTCGGTCGCTCGAGCGTCACAGGGGCTGGCTATCCAGCCCCAGACTTCGGTGTCGCCTCAGTCCGGTGGCTTTGCCGCTGAACTCGCCCGTTCGTTGAATCGGGTCTCCGAAGCGCAGAATGCCGCCAATGTGCAGGCTCAGAAATTCCAGATGGGTGATCCCGGCATATCCCTGAGTGACGTCATGATCGATCTGCAAAAGGCCGGCTTGTCGTTCCAGGCGACTGTACAAGTGCGTAATCGCCTGGTAGAAGCCTATAAAGAAATCGCCAATATGGCGATTTGA
- the fliF gene encoding flagellar basal-body MS-ring/collar protein FliF codes for MNPIPTWMNQNPALARLASLPRPLLLGLGAALIALLVVASMWMRQPDFKALFSNVESRDGGAIVNILNQRNIPYQFADNGATILVPAEQVYSLRLQLAEQGLPRGGSVGFELLDKAQFGASQFSEQVTYQRALEGELSRSVEALQPVKSARVHLAIPRQSLFVRDREPPTASVLVTLFPSRSLSESQVSAITWLVSSSVPQLNAENVSIVDQDGHLLSSPSGEAAMDSTRRNFISDIEQRTSQRILTLLNPIVGYGNVRAQVSANVDFSQREQTSEVYRPNETPGSAAIRSKQTSEAVDNDMLSPGGVPGALSNQPPANATAPIQTPPAAPAAPGANTNNAQNPVQAPPALTLNGIPVPSPRGSVRDDATINYEIDRTISHVKHELGTLQRLSVAVVVNYRNKDGAASPLDQSEMDNINALVKQAMGYSPERGDTLSVVNSEFTNQEPTYKPWENPVYQDQALQAGKILLILVVLFILWRSIVRPIVQGFANAQVERVKNESHLETMREQRRQDELRATEMNRYEENLDTARELAQRDPRAVAMVLRSWMDPKNAKS; via the coding sequence ATGAACCCAATTCCCACCTGGATGAATCAGAATCCTGCTTTGGCGCGCCTCGCATCGCTGCCTCGCCCGCTACTACTCGGCCTCGGCGCCGCCCTGATCGCCCTGCTGGTGGTCGCCTCGATGTGGATGCGCCAGCCCGACTTCAAGGCGCTGTTCTCCAACGTCGAGTCACGCGACGGTGGTGCCATTGTCAACATTCTGAACCAGCGCAACATCCCCTATCAATTTGCCGACAATGGGGCCACCATTCTGGTGCCCGCCGAACAGGTCTACTCCCTGCGTCTGCAGCTCGCCGAACAAGGCCTGCCACGCGGCGGCAGCGTCGGCTTCGAACTATTGGACAAGGCCCAGTTCGGCGCCAGCCAATTCTCCGAACAGGTCACCTACCAACGCGCTCTGGAAGGCGAACTCTCGCGCTCGGTCGAGGCTCTGCAGCCAGTCAAATCTGCCCGGGTCCACTTGGCCATCCCGCGTCAGTCCCTGTTCGTGCGTGACCGGGAACCGCCCACCGCTTCGGTGCTGGTCACACTCTTTCCATCGCGCAGCCTCAGCGAGTCCCAGGTCTCGGCCATTACCTGGCTGGTTTCATCCAGCGTGCCCCAGCTCAATGCCGAAAATGTCTCGATTGTCGATCAGGACGGACACCTGCTATCCAGCCCCAGCGGCGAGGCGGCTATGGACAGCACCCGCCGCAACTTCATCAGCGACATCGAGCAGCGCACCTCACAGCGCATTCTGACCTTGCTCAATCCCATTGTGGGCTATGGCAATGTACGCGCCCAGGTCAGCGCCAATGTGGATTTCTCCCAGCGCGAGCAAACCTCCGAGGTCTACCGTCCCAACGAAACCCCGGGATCGGCCGCTATCCGCAGCAAGCAAACCAGCGAAGCAGTCGATAACGACATGCTCTCTCCAGGCGGCGTGCCAGGTGCCCTCAGCAATCAGCCGCCCGCCAATGCCACGGCCCCCATCCAGACTCCGCCTGCTGCCCCCGCCGCGCCGGGCGCCAATACAAACAATGCCCAAAACCCGGTCCAGGCACCCCCCGCACTGACGCTGAATGGCATCCCTGTACCCAGCCCCCGGGGTTCCGTGCGCGATGACGCCACGATCAACTACGAAATCGATCGCACCATCAGCCACGTCAAGCACGAGCTAGGCACGCTACAACGCCTGTCCGTCGCGGTGGTGGTCAACTACCGCAACAAGGACGGTGCGGCATCGCCGCTGGACCAGTCCGAAATGGACAACATCAACGCCCTGGTCAAACAAGCCATGGGCTATTCGCCCGAGCGCGGCGATACACTGAGCGTGGTCAATAGCGAATTCACCAACCAGGAACCCACTTATAAGCCCTGGGAAAACCCTGTCTACCAGGACCAGGCCCTGCAAGCCGGCAAAATCCTGCTGATCCTGGTGGTATTGTTCATCCTGTGGCGCTCCATCGTGCGCCCGATTGTCCAGGGCTTTGCCAACGCCCAGGTCGAGCGCGTGAAAAACGAGTCCCACCTGGAAACCATGCGCGAACAGCGCCGCCAGGACGAACTACGCGCCACAGAAATGAACCGCTACGAGGAAAACCTGGACACCGCCCGCGAACTCGCCCAACGCGACCCGCGTGCCGTCGCCATGGTGTTGCGATCCTGGATGGACCCAAAAAATGCCAAATCCTGA
- the fliG gene encoding flagellar motor switch protein FliG, with protein MPNPEVDLNRCAILMMSLGEDAAAEVFKYLSSREVQQIGSAMANLKQVTRADVDQVLEDFRREADQFMAVTLGSDDYIRSVLTKALGTDRAASLIEDILEAGTESSGSGIDALNWLEPANVAELIAGEHPQIIATILVHLERDRASAILALLNERIRNDVMMRIATFGGVQPAALHELTEVLNEVLSGQGAKRSKMGGVRTAAEILNFMNTSEEEAVVSSLREIDADLAQRIVDEMFVFDNLADVEDAAIQLILKEIDTSSLTIALKGAGEELSAKFFKNMSNRAAEILRDDLDAQGPVRMSRVETEQKAILAVARKLADAGQINLTMGNDQYV; from the coding sequence ATGCCAAATCCTGAAGTCGACCTTAATCGCTGCGCGATTCTCATGATGTCCCTCGGCGAAGACGCCGCCGCTGAGGTCTTCAAGTATCTGTCTTCGCGTGAAGTCCAGCAGATCGGTTCGGCCATGGCAAACCTGAAGCAAGTGACCCGCGCCGATGTCGACCAGGTGCTCGAGGACTTCCGCCGCGAGGCCGACCAATTCATGGCCGTCACACTGGGTTCTGACGATTACATCCGTTCGGTGCTGACCAAAGCGCTGGGCACCGATCGCGCCGCCAGCCTCATCGAAGATATCCTGGAGGCCGGCACCGAGAGCAGCGGTTCCGGCATCGATGCCCTGAACTGGCTGGAGCCCGCCAACGTGGCCGAACTCATTGCGGGCGAACACCCGCAGATCATCGCCACGATTCTGGTTCACCTCGAACGCGACCGCGCCTCGGCCATTCTGGCCCTGCTGAACGAGCGCATCCGCAACGACGTGATGATGCGCATTGCCACTTTCGGCGGCGTCCAGCCCGCCGCCTTGCACGAACTCACCGAAGTGCTCAACGAAGTCCTGTCCGGCCAGGGCGCAAAACGCTCGAAGATGGGCGGGGTACGCACAGCGGCCGAGATCCTCAACTTCATGAACACATCCGAAGAGGAAGCCGTGGTCAGCAGTCTGCGCGAAATCGATGCCGACCTGGCCCAGCGCATCGTCGACGAGATGTTCGTCTTCGACAACCTGGCCGACGTCGAAGATGCCGCCATCCAGCTCATCCTCAAGGAAATCGATACTTCTTCACTGACGATTGCCCTGAAGGGCGCCGGCGAGGAACTCAGCGCGAAGTTCTTCAAGAACATGTCCAACCGCGCTGCCGAAATCCTGCGCGACGACCTGGACGCCCAGGGTCCCGTGCGTATGTCGCGCGTCGAAACTGAACAAAAGGCCATTCTGGCAGTGGCCAGAAAGCTGGCCGATGCGGGTCAGATCAATCTGACCATGGGCAACGATCAGTATGTCTGA
- the fliH gene encoding flagellar assembly protein FliH: MSDKPSMDLRTRARWQRWEMESLESLRARQRSAEQNTSASQAQQADALRRRAAALAQAREAAAAQGYEAGFNAGQTAGHAEGLAAGHTAGLAQGLEEGRATGHAEGLTTGLTEGQAQIQAQSARLDTLAHACAQALNHLEEEVGQALIQLATRIAEQVLQTQLREHPEHILDLIQDVLQSRPEPGAPLSLRLNPDDLDLVQAFLQKDPDHLHYRLIADERISRGGCITETTLGSVDATLETRWQRVISALGQTPRQP, from the coding sequence ATGTCTGACAAACCCTCCATGGACCTACGCACGCGAGCCCGCTGGCAGCGCTGGGAAATGGAGTCGCTCGAATCCCTGCGCGCACGCCAACGCTCCGCCGAGCAAAACACCAGCGCATCCCAGGCACAACAGGCCGACGCGCTGCGCCGCCGGGCGGCTGCCCTGGCCCAGGCCCGCGAAGCCGCTGCCGCCCAAGGCTACGAAGCCGGATTCAATGCGGGTCAGACGGCAGGCCACGCCGAAGGCCTGGCAGCAGGCCACACGGCAGGGCTGGCCCAGGGATTGGAAGAAGGCCGCGCCACAGGCCATGCAGAAGGCCTGACAACCGGCCTGACCGAAGGCCAAGCGCAAATCCAGGCCCAATCCGCCCGCCTGGATACGCTGGCCCATGCCTGCGCCCAAGCCCTCAACCATCTCGAAGAAGAAGTGGGCCAAGCCCTCATCCAGCTGGCCACCCGTATCGCCGAGCAAGTGCTCCAAACCCAGTTGCGCGAACATCCGGAACATATACTCGACCTGATCCAGGACGTGCTGCAGTCCCGCCCCGAACCCGGCGCTCCCCTTAGCCTGCGGCTGAACCCCGATGACCTGGATCTGGTGCAAGCTTTCTTGCAAAAGGACCCGGATCATCTGCACTACCGCCTGATTGCCGACGAGCGCATCAGTCGCGGCGGCTGCATTACCGAAACTACGCTCGGATCCGTGGATGCCACGCTCGAAACCCGCTGGCAGCGAGTCATCTCGGCGTTGGGCCAGACCCCGAGGCAGCCATGA
- the fliI gene encoding flagellar protein export ATPase FliI, translating to MNTPDGLLDSAGARWRAQLQACEQRIEARQATRRQGRVTRATGLVLEATGLQLPVGAACRVQVSPGRDLWADAEVVGFHADTLYLMPQSDITGLRPGARVVPTESLLLDPVPLPTHALPDIVTTPGTDQARHLPVGNALLGRVLDGAGRPLDGRPLPLNLDMAPLTALQINPLTRAPVDTVLDVGVRAINGLLTVGRGQRMGLFAGSGVGKSVLLGMMARYTRADIIVVGLIGERGREVKEFIELNLGTDGLARSVVVAAPADVSPLLRLQGAVYATRLAEYFRDQGKHVLLIMDSLTRYAMAQREIALAIGEPPATKGYPPSVFAKLPALVERAGNGAPQGDQAAGSITAFYTVLTEGDDQQDPIADSARAILDGHIVLSRTLAESGHYPAIDIEASISRVMSAIVTSKQFRCVHQFKRMVSRYQRNQDLIAVGAYTAGNDPEIDRAIERYPWLEGYLQQGIDVQVDYPTAVAALAGVLGQETTNGA from the coding sequence ATGAACACGCCCGACGGCCTGCTGGACAGCGCCGGGGCCCGCTGGCGCGCACAACTGCAGGCCTGCGAACAACGCATCGAAGCCCGCCAAGCCACCCGCCGCCAGGGGCGCGTCACCCGCGCCACCGGGCTGGTGCTGGAAGCCACGGGACTGCAACTGCCCGTGGGGGCTGCCTGCCGCGTTCAAGTCTCCCCCGGCAGGGATCTTTGGGCAGACGCCGAAGTTGTTGGCTTTCATGCCGACACGCTATACCTGATGCCGCAAAGCGACATCACCGGCCTGCGGCCTGGCGCGCGCGTCGTCCCCACAGAATCCCTGCTGCTGGACCCGGTTCCCCTGCCGACCCACGCCTTGCCTGATATCGTCACCACACCAGGCACCGACCAGGCGCGCCATTTGCCTGTCGGCAACGCCCTGCTGGGCCGCGTGCTCGATGGTGCCGGCCGCCCTCTGGACGGTCGGCCGCTGCCGCTCAATCTTGATATGGCCCCCCTGACGGCCCTGCAAATCAACCCCCTGACCCGCGCCCCGGTAGACACCGTGCTGGATGTGGGCGTGCGCGCCATCAATGGCCTGCTGACCGTAGGGCGCGGTCAGCGCATGGGCCTGTTTGCCGGCTCTGGCGTCGGCAAAAGCGTCTTGCTGGGCATGATGGCCCGCTATACCCGTGCAGATATCATCGTCGTCGGCCTGATCGGCGAACGTGGCCGCGAAGTCAAGGAATTCATCGAACTCAACCTGGGCACCGATGGCCTGGCGCGATCTGTTGTCGTGGCGGCACCGGCGGACGTATCCCCTCTGCTGCGTCTTCAAGGTGCAGTCTATGCCACCCGCCTGGCTGAATACTTCCGCGACCAAGGCAAGCACGTCCTGTTGATCATGGACTCTCTCACGCGCTATGCCATGGCCCAGCGCGAGATCGCCCTGGCCATTGGCGAGCCGCCAGCAACCAAGGGCTACCCGCCTTCCGTCTTCGCCAAACTTCCCGCCCTGGTCGAACGGGCCGGCAATGGCGCCCCGCAGGGCGATCAGGCCGCCGGCTCGATCACGGCGTTCTATACTGTTCTGACCGAAGGCGACGACCAGCAAGACCCCATTGCCGATTCGGCGCGTGCCATCCTGGACGGTCATATCGTGCTATCACGCACCCTGGCTGAATCCGGCCACTATCCCGCCATCGACATCGAAGCTTCGATCTCACGGGTCATGTCGGCCATTGTCACCAGCAAACAGTTCCGCTGTGTTCACCAATTCAAGCGCATGGTGTCGCGCTACCAACGAAATCAAGACCTGATCGCCGTAGGGGCCTATACTGCGGGTAACGATCCCGAAATCGACCGGGCGATAGAACGCTATCCCTGGCTCGAAGGCTATTTGCAACAAGGCATCGACGTGCAGGTCGATTACCCGACTGCCGTGGCTGCGCTGGCAGGCGTATTGGGCCAGGAGACCACCAATGGCGCATGA
- the fliJ gene encoding flagellar export protein FliJ, whose amino-acid sequence MAHESSLDVLINLSQDKVDDAGRLLAQLSTQRREAQGQLNTLDGYRSDYTQRLQDTTENGVTASNYHNFRHFIATLDEAISQQNRIIAQIDTRIEIGRQQWHDEKRRLNSYETLRSRQLRQLQTREQRREQRSSDEAAANLYRRLRQSH is encoded by the coding sequence ATGGCGCATGAATCCTCGCTGGATGTATTGATTAATCTATCCCAGGACAAGGTTGACGACGCTGGCCGCCTGTTGGCTCAGCTCTCCACCCAGCGCCGCGAAGCCCAGGGCCAGCTCAACACCCTGGATGGTTACCGCAGTGATTACACACAGCGCCTGCAAGATACTACCGAAAACGGCGTAACCGCCTCGAACTACCATAACTTTAGGCACTTTATCGCCACATTGGACGAAGCCATTTCGCAGCAAAATAGAATCATCGCCCAAATCGACACGCGTATCGAGATCGGTCGTCAGCAATGGCACGACGAAAAACGTCGTCTCAATTCCTACGAAACCCTCAGATCGCGCCAATTGCGCCAGCTACAGACTCGCGAACAGCGCCGCGAACAGCGCAGCAGCGACGAAGCCGCCGCCAACCTGTACCGCCGTTTGCGACAGTCTCACTAA
- a CDS encoding flagellar hook-length control protein FliK, translated as MPVLPAASSSPTPVEGAVRANDTGTTTESTAFSNVLSGQRGTAASPDAKPGAHARAIAALDSKKHDPLGPDEALALILDAAALPLMQAPSSANLTRFSIGYSHADARAIAQTPGRHIAAAAAAAHATTIAQARTDDDATQADAGTRTATPRSAQADALQSQNPVAISAQARDVFDGRQATRPEHGLTDVSARFTAAVSSGRAAATTASTIADIKTNQTLRAGTYFNLENTDLLQADAAQVIHAALTPGVGQQSGNALLMTPQTIPLDVMPMTSATPPAAGSSLPLQISVPTPFNSPQWPQDVSRQLLSLTQAGVGNHTVVMHVNPPELGPVHITLHLGDSLQAAFVSPHANVRQALENALPHLQQQLAQSGLSLGQANVSDQQPGQQQFAQSSDQGSAHTDGAVFSLDGSTDSAASIPAGTAAPTQRIIHPDSLVDTFA; from the coding sequence ATGCCCGTGCTTCCTGCAGCCTCATCCAGCCCGACACCAGTCGAAGGCGCCGTTCGCGCCAACGACACCGGCACCACGACTGAATCTACGGCATTTTCCAATGTCTTGTCCGGCCAACGTGGCACCGCTGCGTCGCCCGATGCCAAACCCGGCGCACACGCCCGTGCAATCGCGGCACTCGACAGCAAAAAACACGATCCGCTGGGGCCCGACGAAGCCCTGGCGCTGATTCTGGACGCTGCCGCTCTACCTCTGATGCAGGCACCCAGCAGCGCAAACCTCACTCGCTTCTCCATCGGCTACAGTCATGCCGACGCACGAGCAATCGCTCAAACACCCGGACGGCACATCGCCGCAGCCGCAGCCGCAGCGCACGCCACAACGATTGCCCAGGCCCGGACAGATGATGATGCCACTCAGGCGGATGCCGGTACCCGCACGGCAACCCCACGCTCGGCACAGGCTGACGCACTGCAATCACAAAATCCGGTTGCGATCAGTGCTCAGGCACGGGACGTTTTCGACGGTCGCCAAGCCACGCGCCCCGAGCACGGCCTAACAGACGTCTCCGCCCGCTTTACTGCAGCTGTATCATCAGGCCGCGCAGCCGCAACCACGGCCAGCACCATAGCAGATATCAAAACCAACCAGACATTGCGGGCTGGCACCTACTTCAACCTTGAAAACACCGACCTCCTCCAGGCCGATGCGGCTCAAGTCATCCACGCGGCCCTGACCCCTGGAGTCGGCCAGCAGTCCGGCAATGCCTTGCTGATGACACCTCAGACCATCCCGCTAGACGTCATGCCGATGACCTCGGCCACGCCTCCTGCTGCTGGCTCGTCTCTGCCCCTGCAAATCAGCGTCCCCACCCCATTCAACAGTCCTCAATGGCCGCAGGACGTCAGCCGCCAGTTACTCAGCCTGACGCAGGCTGGGGTCGGCAACCACACCGTCGTCATGCACGTCAATCCCCCAGAACTCGGACCGGTGCATATCACCTTGCACCTTGGCGACAGCCTGCAGGCGGCCTTTGTGTCGCCCCATGCCAACGTCCGTCAGGCCCTCGAAAATGCCCTGCCGCATCTCCAGCAGCAGTTGGCTCAGTCAGGCCTGTCGCTAGGTCAGGCCAATGTCAGCGACCAGCAGCCCGGCCAGCAACAATTTGCGCAGAGCTCCGACCAAGGCTCAGCCCATACCGATGGGGCGGTTTTCAGCCTGGATGGCAGTACGGATAGCGCTGCATCCATTCCGGCCGGGACTGCAGCACCAACACAACGCATCATCCATCCGGATTCACTGGTTGACACCTTTGCATGA